The following are encoded in a window of Gammaproteobacteria bacterium CG11_big_fil_rev_8_21_14_0_20_46_22 genomic DNA:
- the asnB gene encoding asparagine synthase (glutamine-hydrolyzing) — translation MCRIFGYFGERSISDRVLERVQLAQRNGGPDHQTLKRGETWAVGNNRLAIQGLSGGEQPFNKGKIWAVYNGEIYNHQALKNELNREGYTFDACDGSVIIPLYEKYGTRFVEYLNGMFAIAIIDCRTEKKLILANDTASIKTLYYSWDFSHDALYFSSELPSLLEFPIERRIRPEAVHEYLVGRSIWHQKTFFDGIQTLPPSSMLVKTAGQPAKVSQYKTRLGIDEIVPSNLDDASRRLDDLLSEEMGLMTQAEAPTCLVTSGGLDSSYMTALASRYLPDLTCFNVAYEGNWPADERHFAKEVVEYYKGKYEQVLIRESEFPDILSKTVDHLGQPNSAPHALSTYALFKSVSDAGFKVAITGEGADEFFGGYERFRRATFDSNPDWFSGYFDTLCATTASMRNFVYHSDYLTFLESRKSEVLNGARNKIEDNELAFNSRLKSLLNFDQLERFPSYILSRVDHLSMANSVEVRVPFCQPRIINYSRKAPDEFLLDASSVKKLVYGAARDKLPKSIIERPKQPFTLPIVAMMKPGFVLFDIMQSTLTSQVFGNRGLFNQASIMKLIKDQVRHESADTANMLWSVMVLELWFQKINY, via the coding sequence ATGTGTCGAATATTTGGATATTTTGGAGAGCGATCAATATCTGATCGTGTGCTTGAGAGAGTTCAGCTCGCACAGCGAAACGGCGGGCCTGATCATCAAACACTAAAACGCGGAGAGACGTGGGCTGTAGGTAATAACCGTCTAGCGATACAGGGACTTTCTGGTGGGGAGCAGCCTTTCAATAAAGGCAAAATTTGGGCTGTGTATAACGGTGAAATTTATAATCACCAGGCCTTGAAAAATGAACTAAATCGAGAAGGGTATACTTTTGATGCGTGCGATGGTTCGGTCATTATTCCACTGTATGAAAAATATGGCACTCGTTTTGTAGAATACCTCAATGGTATGTTTGCAATCGCTATCATTGATTGCCGTACCGAGAAAAAATTAATTTTAGCTAATGATACAGCATCGATTAAAACCCTGTATTACTCCTGGGATTTTTCTCACGATGCTTTATATTTTTCGTCCGAATTACCTTCTTTACTAGAGTTTCCTATTGAGCGCCGCATTCGGCCAGAAGCTGTTCATGAATATTTAGTTGGACGTTCTATCTGGCATCAAAAGACATTTTTTGATGGTATTCAAACGTTGCCGCCATCAAGTATGTTAGTCAAAACAGCTGGTCAGCCAGCTAAAGTATCGCAATATAAAACGCGCTTGGGTATTGATGAAATAGTACCGAGTAATTTGGACGATGCCTCACGACGGCTTGATGATCTGTTATCTGAAGAAATGGGTCTAATGACACAAGCTGAAGCGCCGACGTGTTTAGTGACGAGTGGTGGTCTAGATTCAAGTTATATGACAGCCTTGGCATCGCGATATCTGCCTGATTTAACCTGTTTCAATGTCGCTTATGAGGGTAACTGGCCTGCTGATGAGCGCCATTTCGCAAAAGAAGTGGTTGAATATTACAAGGGTAAGTATGAACAGGTACTGATTCGTGAAAGTGAATTTCCTGATATATTATCAAAAACCGTTGATCATCTAGGGCAACCCAATTCTGCGCCACATGCCTTAAGCACTTATGCCTTATTCAAGTCAGTAAGTGACGCCGGTTTTAAGGTGGCAATTACAGGTGAGGGTGCCGATGAATTTTTTGGTGGCTATGAGCGTTTTCGACGTGCGACGTTTGATAGTAATCCTGACTGGTTTAGTGGCTATTTTGATACCCTATGTGCAACAACAGCATCTATGCGAAACTTCGTTTATCATTCTGACTATTTAACTTTTCTTGAGTCAAGAAAAAGCGAAGTATTAAATGGAGCAAGGAATAAGATTGAAGATAACGAGCTTGCTTTTAATAGTCGATTGAAGTCATTACTTAATTTTGATCAACTTGAGCGATTTCCATCGTATATTTTAAGTCGGGTTGACCATTTAAGCATGGCTAACTCTGTAGAAGTCAGGGTGCCGTTTTGTCAGCCGCGCATTATTAACTATTCACGAAAGGCACCTGATGAATTTCTTTTGGATGCATCAAGCGTTAAAAAATTGGTGTATGGTGCAGCGAGAGACAAGCTACCTAAGTCTATTATTGAGCGTCCGAAGCAACCGTTTACATTGCCAATTGTGGCGATGATGAAGCCTGGTTTTGTATTGTTCGACATTATGCAATCTACACTTACAAGCCAAGTTTTTGGCAATCGTGGTTTATTTAATCAAGCCTCAATCATGAAACTAATCAAAGATCAGGTGAGACATGAATCGGCAGATACGGCGAATATGCTTTGGTCTGTAATGGTGTTAGAACTTTGGTTTCAAAAAATTAATTATTAA